One window of the Salvia splendens isolate huo1 chromosome 1, SspV2, whole genome shotgun sequence genome contains the following:
- the LOC121795627 gene encoding 3-ketoacyl-CoA synthase 12-like — MDVIDLFSSLLFLLLLSYSLWTAYDRRRRRQCYILDYECYKPGDERKLSTKFSGEVIHRNKQLGLYEYKFLLKTIVSSGIGEETYAPQMVFDGREASATLDDGLFEMDEFFLDSIAALLKRTAIPASDIDLLVVNISMLSTAPSLSARIINLYKMRDDVKVYNLTGMGCSASVVAINVVENVFKTRKNSVAMVVTSESLSPNWYMGKDRSKMLANCLFRTGGCALILTNKPSLKVKAMFKLKTLVRTHHGANDEAYGCCEQKEDDLGFVGVHLGKNLPKAATRAFIDNLKEIAPKILPMRELIRFLTAKNLRKLRQRWNKAAAGKAATINFKSGVDHFCLHTGGKAVIDAIGQNLGLSEYDVEPARMTLHRFGNTSASSLWYVLAYMEAKKRLKKGDRVFMISFGAGFKCNSCVWEVVRDLNGDNVWKSFIDCYPKKNLTNPFFDKFGWVQDADDNFNIPDDYQILE, encoded by the exons ATGGATGTTATAGACTTGTTTTCCtctctcctcttcctcctcctacTCTCCTACTCCCTGTGGACCGCCTAcgaccgccgccgccgccgccaatgCTACATCCTCGACTACGAGTGCTACAAGCCCGGCGACGAGAGGAAGCTCAGCACCAAATTCTCCGGCGAGGTCATCCACCGCAACAAACAACTCGGCCTCTACGAGTACAAGTTCCTCCTCAAGACCATCGTCAGCTCCGGCATCGGCGAGGAGACCTACGCCCCGCAGATGGTCTTCGACGGCCGCGAGGCCTCCGCCACGCTGGACGACGGCCTTTTCGAGATGGACGAGTTCTTCCTCGACAGCATCGCCGCCCTGCTCAAGCGGACCGCCATCCCCGCCTCCGACATCGACCTCCTCGTCGTCAACATCTCCATGCTCTCCACTGCCCCGTCCCTCTCGGCGCGCATAATCAATCTCTACAAAATGAGAGACGACGTCAAGGTGTACAACCTCACCGGAATGGGTTGCAGCGCCAGCGTCGTCGCGATCAACGTCGTCGAGAACGTCTTCAAAACTCGGAAGAATTCAGTAGCCATGGTGGTCACGTCCGAATCCCTTAGCCCTAACTG GTACATGGGCAAAGACCGGTCAAAGATGCTCGCAAACTGCCTATTCCGAACCGGCGGCTGCGCTCTCATCCTAACAAACAAGCCATCGTTAAAGGTAAAGGCCATGTTCAAGCTGAAAACCCTCGTCCGGACCCACCACGGCGCCAACGACGAGGCATATGGGTGCTGCGAGCAGAAGGAGGACGACCTCGGGTTCGTGGGCGTCCACCTCGGGAAGAATCTCCCCAAGGCGGCGACGCGGGCGTTCATCGACAATTTGAAAGAGATAGCGCCGAAGATCCTTCCCATGCGGGAGCTGATCCGGTTCCTGACGGCGAAGAATCTCCGGAAGCTGCGGCAGAGATGGAACAAGGCGGCGGCGGGGAAGGCGGCGACGATCAACTTCAAGAGCGGGGTGGATCACTTCTGCCTGCACACGGGGGGGAAGGCGGTGATCGATGCGATAGGGCAGAACTTGGGGTTGAGTGAGTATGACGTGGAGCCGGCGAGGATGACGCTGCACCGGTTCGGGAACACGTCGGCGAGTAGCCTTTGGTACGTGCTGGCGTACATGGAGGCGAagaagaggttgaagaagggaGACAGGGTGTTTATGATAAGTTTTGGGGCAGGGTTCAAGTGCAATAGCTGTGTTTGGGAGGTTGTCAGGGATTTGAATGGTGATAATGTGTGGAAGAGTTTCATTGATTGTTACCCAAAGAAGAATTTGACCAATCCcttctttgataaatttggaTGGGTTCAGGATGCGGATGATAACTTCAACATTCCAGATGATTATCAGATTCTGGAGTGA